The DNA sequence CAAGCTGACTCCGGGCACCCACAAGGAGGTGGTCGTGGGGCAGTTCCAGGTCGCCCGCGGAACCCACCCCGGCACCCACTCGATCGGCGCCACCTGCGCGAACGGCAAGTTCGCCACCGGCGACCTGATCGTCACCGAGCACGACCGGGCCCCCCAGGGCCACGTGCGCACCGGGGTGGGCGGTGGCACGACCACCACCACCGACCCCGCCAAGATCGCGGCGGGAGCGGCTGTGCTGGCCGCCACCGCCGTCGGCGGTACCTGGTTCCTGCGTCGCCGGGCGAGCGGCACGCGGAACTGACGGACGCCCACCGCGGCTCCGGCCGCGGTCCGACCGGTACCGTCCCCCGTCGCCCGCCCCGCGAGGTCCCCCCCGTTCGCGGGGCCGGGCGACGGCCAGTCACCACGTCACCACGTCACCACGTCACCAAGCCGAGGGGGCCGCATGGAGGCAGAGGCACGCCGCGCCCGCGCCCGCGGCGGCGGACTCGTCGCACTCGCCGCATGCATCGGCGTCTGGCTCATCGGCAGCGGCTCCGGCGAGCCCGTCCGGCCGCCGCTGCCCTCCCCCGGTGAGGCGCTGAGCGCCCAGGCCCGGTTCCCCGGGGCCATCGCCGCGCTCCCCGGCTCCCCGCCGACCCGGATCAGGATCCCGTCCATCCGGGTGGACGCCCCGCTCACCGGGCTGGGGCTACAGGCCGACGGCAGTCTCGAAGTACCGCCGCCCGCCCGCCGCGACCTCGCGGGCTGGTACCGCGAGGGCACGACCCCGGGCGCC is a window from the Streptomyces sp. NBC_01244 genome containing:
- a CDS encoding class F sortase; its protein translation is MEAEARRARARGGGLVALAACIGVWLIGSGSGEPVRPPLPSPGEALSAQARFPGAIAALPGSPPTRIRIPSIRVDAPLTGLGLQADGSLEVPPPARRDLAGWYREGTTPGATGTAVVAGHVDDAAGPAVFYHLGALRRGAQIEIARADGRTAVFTVHAVEVYDAKAFPDSRVYGSSPRAELRVITCGGGFSPRTGYQGNVVVFAHLTGTY